From Rubrivirga sp. SAORIC476, a single genomic window includes:
- a CDS encoding response regulator transcription factor, translating into MFTSDLSESIVWLVEDDAHYREAVAELVATHVRSVEAFGSVEAVLARVDSVGKGEPEGGWPEVVLLDVNLPGLSGIEGLSQLKSRLPGSVVVMLTIRDDAETIYAALGAGASGYLLKSASPDELLAAIREARAGGMLMQRQVARLVLASFEARATVPDYGLTPRETEVLGEMVAGHTQPQIADRLFVSLSTVNSHVQNIYAKLHVHNGSAAVAKAVRERLVGE; encoded by the coding sequence ATGTTCACCTCAGACCTCTCGGAGTCCATCGTCTGGCTCGTCGAAGACGACGCTCACTACCGGGAGGCCGTCGCCGAACTGGTGGCGACGCACGTCCGGTCTGTGGAGGCCTTCGGGAGCGTGGAGGCGGTGCTGGCGCGCGTCGACAGCGTCGGCAAGGGCGAGCCGGAGGGGGGCTGGCCCGAGGTGGTGTTGCTGGACGTCAACCTGCCCGGTCTGTCGGGCATCGAGGGGCTGAGCCAGCTCAAGTCGCGCCTGCCGGGCTCGGTGGTCGTGATGCTCACCATCCGCGACGACGCCGAGACCATCTATGCGGCGCTGGGCGCCGGGGCGAGCGGCTACCTCCTCAAGAGCGCCTCGCCGGACGAGCTGCTGGCGGCGATCCGCGAGGCCCGCGCCGGGGGGATGCTGATGCAGCGCCAGGTGGCCCGCCTCGTGCTGGCTTCCTTCGAGGCCCGCGCCACCGTCCCCGACTACGGCCTGACGCCTCGCGAGACGGAGGTGCTCGGGGAGATGGTGGCCGGGCACACCCAGCCTCAGATCGCCGACCGGCTGTTCGTGAGCCTGAGCACGGTCAACAGCCACGTGCAAAACATCTATGCCAAGCTCCACGTGCACAACGGCAGCGCGGCGGTCGCGAAGGCCGTCCGCGAGCGGCTGGTCGGGGAGTAG